A window of the Butyricimonas faecalis genome harbors these coding sequences:
- a CDS encoding MFS transporter: MTEKLTLRDNAAVRWAALLLLALAMFCSYIFMDILSPIKDLMQSERGWDSLAFGTMQGSETFLNVFVFFLIFAGIILDKMGVRFTALLSGGVMLIGAIIKWYAVAEGFKGSGLEAWFTNNLNYIPGFDELGISPFYQGMPASAKLAAVGFMIFGCGVEMAGITVSRGIVKWFKGREIALAMGSEMALARLGVATCMIFSPFFAKLGGQVDVSRSVAFGVVLLMIALIMFIVYFFMDKKLDAQTGEAEEKDEPFKIKDIGKILSSGGFWLVALLCVLYYSAIFPFQKYAVNMLQCNLSFTPPAEGSFWAGNTVTIIQYCIMLVVAATAFAFNFTNKKSLKTLLLTISVIGLIVFCYMGYMRQSAETIFAVFPLLAVGITPILGKVVDNKGKAASMLMFGSILLIVCHLTFAFILPLFKDSAIGGVLIAYVTILILGASFSLVPASLWPSVPKLVDQKVIGSAYALIFWIQNIGLWLFPLLIGKVLDNTNPQVVNDLNNHLITPEQAAVSYNYTWPLVMLACLGVAALIIGVILKRVDKVKGLGLELPNVQQ; this comes from the coding sequence ATGACAGAAAAGCTTACTCTTAGAGACAATGCAGCCGTTCGGTGGGCTGCGTTATTGTTGCTGGCATTAGCCATGTTTTGTTCATACATATTTATGGACATCTTATCACCGATTAAAGATTTGATGCAATCGGAACGTGGTTGGGATTCATTGGCATTTGGAACAATGCAGGGTTCTGAAACATTCTTGAATGTATTCGTATTCTTTTTAATTTTTGCCGGTATCATTCTTGATAAAATGGGTGTTCGTTTCACGGCTCTTTTATCAGGTGGTGTAATGTTAATCGGTGCGATTATTAAATGGTATGCTGTTGCAGAAGGTTTTAAGGGAAGCGGGTTGGAAGCATGGTTTACGAACAATTTGAATTACATTCCGGGTTTTGACGAGTTGGGAATCTCCCCGTTCTACCAGGGGATGCCGGCATCTGCTAAACTGGCTGCGGTTGGTTTCATGATATTCGGCTGCGGTGTGGAAATGGCTGGTATCACGGTTTCTCGCGGTATCGTGAAATGGTTTAAAGGTCGTGAAATCGCTTTGGCCATGGGGTCAGAAATGGCATTAGCGCGTTTGGGAGTTGCCACGTGTATGATTTTCTCTCCTTTCTTTGCGAAACTTGGAGGACAGGTTGATGTTTCTCGTTCTGTTGCTTTTGGAGTAGTGTTATTGATGATTGCGTTGATCATGTTCATTGTTTATTTCTTCATGGATAAGAAATTGGATGCACAAACGGGTGAGGCAGAAGAAAAGGATGAACCCTTTAAGATTAAAGATATCGGGAAAATCCTGTCAAGTGGCGGTTTCTGGTTGGTTGCATTACTTTGTGTGTTGTATTACTCGGCTATTTTCCCGTTCCAGAAATATGCGGTTAACATGTTGCAATGTAACTTGTCGTTCACTCCTCCCGCCGAAGGTTCTTTCTGGGCAGGAAATACGGTGACGATTATTCAATACTGTATCATGTTGGTCGTTGCAGCTACTGCATTCGCGTTTAACTTCACAAACAAGAAGTCATTGAAAACATTGTTGTTAACTATCTCCGTGATCGGTTTGATTGTATTCTGCTACATGGGTTATATGCGCCAGTCGGCAGAGACTATTTTTGCCGTATTCCCGTTATTGGCAGTAGGTATCACGCCGATTCTTGGTAAAGTGGTTGACAATAAAGGTAAGGCTGCTTCCATGTTGATGTTCGGTTCTATTTTGTTGATTGTATGCCATTTGACATTCGCATTCATCTTACCTTTGTTTAAAGATAGTGCCATTGGAGGTGTCTTGATCGCGTACGTAACAATCTTGATTCTGGGTGCATCATTCTCATTGGTTCCGGCTTCATTGTGGCCGAGTGTTCCGAAATTGGTTGATCAGAAGGTGATCGGTTCTGCTTACGCCTTGATTTTCTGGATTCAAAATATCGGTTTGTGGCTTTTCCCGTTGCTGATCGGTAAAGTGTTGGATAACACGAATCCTCAAGTTGTAAATGACTTGAACAACCACTTGATTACCCCGGAACAAGCTGCTGTTTCCTACAATTATACATGGCCTCTTGTCATGTTGGCTTGCTT
- a CDS encoding NAD(P)H-dependent flavin oxidoreductase, which yields MENRVTKLFNIKYPIIQGGMVWCSGWRLASAVSNNGGLGLLGAGSMHPEMLVEHIRKMKEATDKPWGINVPLLYPEIDRLMDIIIQEGVKIVFTSAGSPKKWTPLLKSHGITVVHVVSSALFAKKCEEAGVDAIVAEGFEAGGHNGREETTTLTLIPNVAASCSLPVIAAGGISSGKSVAATMTLGAEGVQIGTRFAVAAESSAHPAFKQRVFNTEEGGTLLALKKLAPTRLIKNEFFNQVKALEDAGAEAAQLTELLGKGRAKKGIFEGDMTEGELEIGQIASMLHKEETVAEIMEDIIADFNKTMSNLGDLKL from the coding sequence ATGGAAAATAGAGTAACTAAACTGTTCAATATAAAATACCCGATCATTCAAGGGGGTATGGTATGGTGTAGCGGATGGCGCCTAGCCTCTGCGGTAAGTAACAACGGGGGATTAGGATTACTGGGTGCCGGTTCCATGCACCCGGAGATGCTGGTGGAACATATCCGGAAAATGAAAGAGGCCACGGATAAACCGTGGGGAATCAATGTCCCGTTACTTTACCCGGAGATTGACCGGCTTATGGATATTATCATCCAAGAAGGCGTTAAGATTGTTTTCACCTCTGCCGGAAGTCCGAAGAAATGGACTCCCTTGTTAAAATCACATGGCATTACCGTGGTACACGTGGTTAGTAGTGCCTTGTTTGCAAAGAAATGTGAAGAAGCAGGAGTGGATGCCATTGTTGCAGAAGGTTTTGAAGCCGGGGGACATAACGGACGGGAAGAAACGACCACGCTCACGTTGATTCCCAACGTGGCGGCATCCTGTTCACTTCCAGTTATTGCCGCGGGAGGAATATCTTCCGGAAAATCCGTGGCAGCCACCATGACTCTTGGAGCAGAAGGCGTGCAGATCGGAACCCGTTTTGCCGTTGCCGCAGAATCTTCCGCTCATCCGGCATTCAAACAACGGGTATTCAACACGGAAGAGGGCGGCACCCTACTGGCATTGAAAAAACTTGCCCCCACCCGCTTGATTAAAAACGAATTTTTCAACCAAGTAAAAGCTTTAGAAGACGCCGGAGCAGAAGCCGCTCAATTAACTGAACTTCTAGGCAAAGGACGGGCTAAGAAAGGTATCTTCGAAGGAGACATGACAGAAGGCGAGTTAGAAATCGGACAAATCGCATCCATGTTGCACAAAGAAGAAACCGTGGCTGAAATTATGGAAGATATTATCGCTGATTTCAACAAAACGATGAGTAATTTGGGCGATTTGAAACTATGA
- a CDS encoding M16 family metallopeptidase — MIKFTRHTLDNGLTVICNTDTSTPFVSVNILYKVGARDEDPNRTGFAHLFEHLMFGGSKHIADYDYHVQKAGGDSNAFTNNDYTNYYITIPAPNIETALWLESDRMLALDFSQKSLDVQRNVVIEEFKQRYFNNPYGDIWLKLRPLAYKVHPYQWPTIGKNIDHIAGASLEEVEDFFHRFYAPDNAILSISGNITDEKALELVKKWFGDIPPVHYTRKALPMEPQQTEERRLVCEHNKVPADAIYKVYHMGDRQSDNFYTCDTISDILSNGQSSRLYINLIKNGKLFSEVDAYITGDMDPGLFIFSGKLSEGVAIEEAEAAIQNEIDRFIEDPISERELQKVINKTEARISYSEINYQGKSANLAFFDYLGDINLINSESNRYAEVSLDSIRQTARKLFSAKNCSTLWYLKDK; from the coding sequence ATGATAAAATTTACACGTCATACATTAGACAACGGCTTAACGGTGATCTGCAACACGGATACCAGCACGCCATTTGTATCCGTGAACATCCTCTATAAAGTAGGTGCCCGGGATGAAGATCCCAATCGCACGGGCTTTGCTCATCTTTTTGAACATTTAATGTTCGGGGGATCCAAACACATCGCCGACTACGATTATCACGTGCAGAAGGCAGGCGGGGATAGTAACGCTTTCACGAATAACGACTACACGAATTATTACATCACGATTCCGGCTCCCAATATCGAAACGGCCCTATGGTTGGAATCAGACCGGATGCTGGCGCTCGATTTCTCCCAGAAATCACTTGACGTTCAGCGCAACGTGGTCATTGAAGAGTTCAAACAACGCTATTTCAACAATCCTTACGGGGACATTTGGTTGAAATTACGTCCTTTAGCCTATAAGGTACACCCGTATCAATGGCCTACTATAGGGAAAAACATAGACCATATTGCAGGAGCTTCCTTGGAAGAGGTGGAAGATTTCTTTCATCGTTTCTACGCCCCGGATAACGCCATACTAAGCATCAGCGGGAATATTACCGACGAGAAAGCCCTTGAGCTCGTGAAAAAATGGTTCGGAGATATTCCTCCCGTCCACTACACGAGAAAAGCGTTACCGATGGAACCGCAACAAACCGAAGAGCGTCGCCTCGTGTGCGAACACAACAAAGTTCCGGCTGATGCGATATATAAAGTATACCATATGGGCGACCGGCAATCGGATAATTTCTACACGTGCGACACGATCTCGGATATACTATCCAACGGGCAATCCTCCCGATTATATATCAACCTCATTAAAAACGGAAAACTATTTTCGGAGGTAGACGCCTATATCACCGGGGACATGGATCCGGGATTATTCATCTTTTCCGGAAAACTCTCGGAAGGGGTAGCGATAGAAGAAGCTGAAGCTGCCATCCAAAACGAAATCGATCGTTTTATCGAGGATCCGATTTCCGAACGGGAACTCCAAAAAGTAATTAATAAAACGGAAGCTCGTATCTCTTACAGCGAGATCAATTACCAGGGTAAATCAGCTAACCTGGCATTTTTTGACTACCTGGGAGATATTAACCTGATTAATTCGGAGAGTAACCGATACGCGGAAGTATCCCTTGATTCGATAAGACAGACCGCACGAAAACTATTTTCCGCAAAGAATTGCTCTACCTTGTGGTATCTAAAAGACAAATAA
- a CDS encoding M16 family metallopeptidase codes for MNRNIEPPIAEISRPTLWGHQQITLPNGIEIVYLHDPNQEVFKMDVVLAAGIYNQSRPVIASSMINMLNEGTRQHTSAEIAELFDYHGAYVDYNCGMHKAELSLISLNKYASQTIRMLAEMTLESTFPQKELETYIRNRKQQHLVNIEKTSYLARMEFIYRMYGKEHPYANYFTLEDFDQVTPELLLDFYRERVQASQCRIMICGNVSDTVLQEVSQAFSPMSSNPLPPDKNYTIQPSSPGKYHISKPDAVQTSIRIGKSGVALLDEDYTYFQLLNMVLGGYFGSRLMSNIREEKGYTYGIGSYNVTMPQAAHWMIATDVNTEATDATITECIKEIRRLQEEPVPEEELSLVKSYFNGELLRELDGVFSQSDALKHKLNYGLDNTFYLRAIDKIRTCTAEDIMRLAQKYLNVDDMYIVTAGKDA; via the coding sequence ATGAACAGAAATATAGAACCGCCTATTGCAGAAATCTCTCGTCCCACCTTGTGGGGGCATCAACAAATCACGCTTCCCAATGGCATCGAGATCGTGTACCTCCACGATCCCAACCAAGAGGTTTTCAAGATGGACGTGGTACTCGCGGCCGGGATTTATAATCAATCCCGCCCGGTTATCGCATCAAGCATGATCAATATGCTTAACGAGGGAACCCGACAACATACCTCTGCTGAAATTGCGGAGTTGTTTGATTATCATGGAGCATACGTGGATTACAATTGCGGTATGCATAAAGCAGAATTAAGCCTGATTTCGCTTAATAAATACGCCTCGCAAACCATTCGTATGTTGGCAGAGATGACGCTTGAAAGCACATTCCCGCAAAAAGAATTGGAAACGTATATCCGTAACCGGAAACAACAGCATCTGGTGAATATCGAAAAGACATCTTACCTTGCCCGAATGGAGTTCATATACCGGATGTACGGGAAAGAACATCCTTACGCTAATTATTTCACACTGGAAGATTTCGATCAAGTAACACCGGAATTATTACTCGATTTCTACCGGGAAAGAGTGCAAGCATCGCAATGCAGAATCATGATTTGCGGGAATGTCAGCGATACGGTGCTACAGGAAGTAAGCCAGGCCTTTTCGCCGATGAGCAGTAACCCGTTACCTCCGGACAAGAATTACACCATACAACCGAGTAGTCCCGGTAAGTATCATATTTCCAAGCCCGATGCCGTACAAACCAGCATTCGAATCGGGAAAAGCGGTGTCGCTTTATTGGATGAAGACTACACGTATTTTCAACTTTTGAACATGGTACTCGGCGGTTATTTCGGCTCCCGCCTGATGTCGAATATCCGGGAAGAAAAAGGATACACCTATGGTATCGGTTCATACAACGTTACCATGCCACAAGCCGCCCACTGGATGATTGCCACGGATGTCAACACAGAGGCCACGGACGCCACGATAACAGAGTGTATAAAAGAGATTCGCCGCCTGCAGGAAGAACCCGTACCCGAAGAAGAACTAAGCCTTGTGAAGAGTTATTTTAACGGGGAATTACTACGGGAATTAGACGGTGTTTTCTCCCAATCCGATGCCTTGAAACACAAGCTCAATTACGGACTGGATAATACATTCTATCTCCGGGCTATCGACAAGATCCGTACCTGTACTGCCGAAGACATCATGCGTCTGGCTCAAAAATACTTGAACGTGGACGATATGTATATTGTGACCGCCGGGAAAGATGCTTGA
- a CDS encoding M56 family metallopeptidase — protein sequence MITNATWIYLIKVNIALVVFYLFYRLLFSRDTFFTFRRVYLLASLTLACLYPMFLFSFGEDQKVVIHHAIAQYASNLLPEVAVGAPSVPVEINVFDVLCLGYLGVVIFLLGRIMIQVFSIFQLLKKRSRAVCFSTPIILLKGEVAPFSFFKWIFINPSLYESNDLQEIMMHEKTHVDQYHSLDVMVSELLCTLFWINPAMWLLKGEIRRNLEFLADKRVVNSGIDRKAYQYHLLRLSHPSAAAQIVNKFNVTPLKKRIMMMNKKRTSKMGLLKYALLFPVVALLVLSSNVQAVVYQGDYRDTVILVDKGKLIVSGTVVDQYNRALRGVSVLIKNTAEGTHTGWDGKFMLAVDKGTELVFSHAGKKNMLVPVKVGDRMRVRMLDDTSLPMVRELEYEGSDSDIFQVVEDMPQFLGGSVQKYVAQHIKYPKEAMEKNIQGKVFVQFIISKTGEVTDVKVARAVHPLLDAEAIRVVQEMPNWKPGTQRGKAVRVSYTVPINFQLQEPVSKEVEKK from the coding sequence TTACTTTGGCATGTTTGTATCCAATGTTCTTATTTTCTTTTGGAGAAGATCAAAAGGTCGTTATTCATCATGCGATTGCCCAATATGCGAGCAATCTCTTACCGGAAGTAGCCGTGGGAGCGCCTTCAGTTCCCGTGGAAATAAATGTGTTTGACGTGTTGTGTTTGGGATATTTAGGTGTTGTGATTTTTTTATTGGGACGAATCATGATTCAGGTATTTTCGATTTTTCAGTTGCTGAAAAAGAGGAGTAGAGCGGTTTGTTTCTCGACGCCGATTATTTTATTAAAAGGTGAAGTTGCTCCTTTTTCTTTTTTCAAATGGATATTCATCAATCCGTCATTATATGAATCGAATGATTTACAGGAAATTATGATGCATGAAAAAACTCATGTAGATCAGTATCATTCTTTGGATGTGATGGTATCCGAATTATTATGTACATTGTTTTGGATCAATCCGGCAATGTGGTTATTGAAGGGGGAGATTCGTCGTAATTTGGAATTTCTGGCTGATAAGCGGGTTGTAAACTCCGGTATTGACCGGAAAGCTTATCAATATCATCTCCTTCGTCTTTCTCATCCTTCGGCTGCAGCTCAAATAGTAAATAAATTTAATGTGACACCATTAAAAAAGCGTATTATGATGATGAATAAAAAAAGGACTTCGAAAATGGGATTGCTCAAGTATGCACTGCTATTTCCGGTTGTTGCGTTATTGGTTTTGTCTAGTAACGTGCAGGCGGTTGTGTATCAGGGAGATTATCGGGATACGGTAATTCTGGTCGATAAAGGCAAGCTGATTGTATCCGGAACTGTTGTTGACCAGTATAACAGAGCTTTGCGCGGGGTTTCCGTGTTGATTAAAAATACTGCAGAAGGGACGCATACCGGATGGGATGGGAAGTTTATGTTGGCAGTTGATAAAGGTACAGAACTTGTTTTTTCTCATGCTGGTAAAAAGAACATGTTGGTTCCGGTGAAAGTTGGTGATCGGATGCGTGTAAGAATGTTGGATGACACCAGTCTGCCAATGGTGAGAGAGCTTGAATATGAGGGTTCGGATAGTGACATTTTTCAAGTGGTTGAAGATATGCCACAATTCCTAGGTGGAAGTGTTCAAAAATATGTAGCACAACATATAAAGTATCCAAAAGAAGCGATGGAGAAGAATATCCAAGGAAAAGTATTTGTCCAGTTTATAATCTCGAAGACAGGAGAAGTTACAGATGTGAAAGTGGCTCGTGCTGTACATCCTTTATTGGATGCAGAGGCTATAAGGGTTGTACAGGAAATGCCAAATTGGAAACCGGGGACACAGAGAGGAAAAGCCGTGAGGGTTTCATATACCGTGCCGATTAATTTTCAGTTGCAAGAACCTGTATCGAAAGAAGTCGAAAAGAAATAG